The genomic stretch AGATGCGATGGGTTACTAATGCGGGATACGGGGGGTTTCAGCCAACTGAGCGCCAGCACCGTGAACTCATCGGCGCCATTGCACGGTGTAATACGGGGTTTAGCAGCTGCTTTCTGCGGGCGGCACGGAGAATATGCCGGGCGACCAGACAGGAGAGGCTGCAAGGAGTGAATAAGGCTGAGGGAGTGCGTTGAGCTTTTCGCACGGTGCGGAGGCGACGAATTTCCCGATTCAGATGCTACCCTAATTTTCGTAGGCCTCGGATGGCTGTCGAGGCTGATGTTAGTGACTGCTTCTTGTTATGATGATAATGGATGATCCATTCAGTAGGAGAGGCTACTATATCAGCGAAgaactaatttattaaagaTGTGCAATTGACTGCGTTtgtttctatttttcttGTCGTGTTCATTTTCCCAATACGAAGCATTCTCATTTCCCGAAAAACAAAATTACCTCCCCCTTGACAACTACCTCCCAGATATAGAGGCTGTCTGTGATCCACACAATCTTTGTGTGTACTGTAGTATAAATCATAACCAAAAATAATTGCTTTCCAAAACCAGTCCGCCATCACACATTAAGTCTTGATCGTATCTCAATACATCaccgatttttttttaaaacaaaagaaaacctCATCCAGACTTTGAAGCTCCAAACAGCGTCTGTCTCCTTTCCAGCAGTCCCAAGTCCCACCAGCCTTCTATCCGCTGGAGAAGCGTCTTGCGCTTCTTCCCAGTCATCGACATTGGGCTCGCGGGAGGCGGGCTCAagttggaagatggcagcggagatggaggaatgGGTGGTGGTTTATGAGCTGCGAAAGCCGGTGGCAGAGGCGGTAACGGCGGCATCTCCTCAACTGGACGCTTCATGCTTTGCACGCGAGGccgcttcgtcttcttcgctgccGTGGGTAGCGGGGGGGAAATAAGGATGGGAGTCGTTGAGAACCTGAACAGGAATGTTCATGTCCAGATCTTCATCGCTACTATCATATAGCGACCTCCTGTCCTGGTGCTGTTTgtttgccatggccatcgTTCCAAGACTCCGGGCCTTGCGCAGCACATTTGGAGTCGGAGGCACCCCCGAGAAACCGTCACGGCAGCTATACCCTCATTCAAAGTCTGTTGTTTTGCGAGGGCGGTCCGCACCTCCCTTGATGCGCCTCCATAGGCAGATGGCCGCGACGGCTGacatgaagaacaagatggaGGTTGCAATGGACAGGCCCCAGACTGCTTTGATTTCGTAACACGATGCCTTGCTGGGAGCAGCCCACTGGAAGACATCGGATGACGAATGCTTGACGTTGGCAAAGAGCGAGTAGATGAAGGCGCCAGTGTTTCCCTGCTGGGGAAAGGCGCTGCAGTTGAGATAGCTCACGGGCCTGCCGACAACACAAGCCACGACAATGGATGCGATGAAGCATAGACCGTCTGCTGCGGTCGCAATGAGGAGAGGAAGCATATGGTCCCAGTAAAGGATGtacgagatgatgatgtacACCATAGCCAGACACGCCTATTACAGATTGTTAgtcttcaacgccaactACAAACCCGTTTCAAAGGGAATAGCGAGGAGcggaaagaaaagaaaacccACCACAACCAGTGTGCCAATCAGGGCAGATGGGGTAGAAACCGAAGTAGAGACCAGCTCCGCGACGAAGTTTCCACTAAGGCCAATGATTGTAATGAGACAAACTGCCTGCAGAAGCCTCATTGCCGTAAACATTGCGCCCAGGGCACCCAGCGCCGGCGGGGAACCCATATTGACACGAGGTAAAGTTTGAATTGAGAGTTTGGGCCGCGTGCGGTTTGCCGTCTTGAGAGGGAAGTGTTTTGAATATTGTGGGATGGGAGACGACGAAGCCGAAAAGGATGAAATTTTGCCGGCGGGGGGTATTCGACCAGCAAAGGTCGAaaagacagaagaagaagaagaaaaagaaaaagctgaaggaaaagaaggtggaaatttataaaaactgGGGTTGTGAATCTCTTCTAGAGATATTTTATAgagagatggatgaagcCTTGAAAGGATAACTCGAGTTGCAGTATTAATATGAGAAAGAGGCGTTGAAGTTCCGATGAAAGACAATGATACCGTGAGCCGTGAGCCGAGAAAGAAAGACCGAAATAGtaacaaagggaaaaaagaaaaaaaaaggggggtggAGAGGTAAATGGCTTGTGATGAAAGACTTGATTATGCagaggaaagagagatcGAAACACACAAAGAAGGCTCAAAGGACTCTTATATGTTTCCCATCTCTCAGGTTCTACGTACAGCTCTTTGTCACTCTACAGACGCTCCCAACACACGCGCCAAATCATCATGGAACAGACCACTAGTCTGATCTAATAAACTTTGCCGCAGACAAGCGAGACAAATTAAGCGCGGCCGCGTTTCAGGGCCATCCATCTAGATCCCCTTTTCGCAAATCTCACAATTAGAAGTAAGAATAGCAAAAACTTGGGTGCTCCACCTACTTTTTCATGGAAAACACCGGACTCCATGTCAAGTTTCACGGTGAGCCCATGCCAGCCGCCTAGCCCAGCCAGTAAAAATACAGAAGCTTAGACTCTCAATTCTCAAACGAGCCAATTTTTATTTCTGTTTTTATCGCTTCGTTGCATCTCAACCATGATTTAAGCGCCGGAGGACCCATTCGGTGAGCCGGAGGATCGAGCCCCACCAGCCCGACGATTGGATCGGAGCGCTCCGCTGCGCAAGATTTCGCTTTGGCACCCCTGCTTTCCGGGATCGCGTTCCTGCATTTGTGCAGATATAGAGGAGAAAAAATTGGAGGCTCAGCTCGATGGCTTGTTTTCACTTTTACGAGGCGGCTGCATCGTCGGCCGCATGTTTTGCTGAGGCGgaataaaaaagggaacCGGGTTGAGCCAATCGACGACTTTTGTCGGCACAGCGGGCCGGGTTCACGGTATAGCATGAAACGCGAACAGCCAGACGATGCGCCGAGAAAACCTGTTTTTGCTCTTACATTAATGTACACTAATCATTCTGGTTATTCACGGCTACAATTTTGTTCAAACTGTCCCAAATTGTTGCTTCGAATTCATCAACTCGTGCGCCGTAAACGCCAATCTAAAACCCCAACTTCGAAaatgctgcatctccatcgctCGCCTGTGGGATGGTCTGAACGCTGCTTTTTTACCGACATGTTCCAGCCACCATAATTCATATTATTTTATAGCCTATCCTCACCATCTCTCGGCCTCTGGCCTCTACTTACTTACCCAAGCAAATCTCCAGAGGCGGAACCCCCCTGTGGAGCTGAAGAGGGGTTTGCTGCGGGTGCTCCCCAGATGCtagcgctgctcttctccttggccagTTGGCCCAGTGCTGGCCCGGCGGTGGGAGTGCTAGGCTTCTTGATGCCGACACTGGCTTTGCCCCAGAGAGCACCAAAtgcatctccgccgccagaggctgctgctttgccATTGGACTTGGCAGGTTGCAGACTAGCAGTAGGAGTCATGGATGAGACGGATCCTCCGGTAGCTTGAGCCTGTACAGTGCCAAAGTAATTGGGTCCTGTGGGCTGGAAGCCCGCAGGTTTGGCAGGCTGCACCGGAATGCTGAATGCTGAGttcccagcagcaggcgTGGCATTGTTGCTGCCGGCTGGTGAGATGGAAGCGATGTTGACCATCTGGCTGATGCCGGCTTGCTGCGGCGCCGACAGGGGCTTTGGTGCAGCGAATTGGGTGTTTGAATACGTTGGCGAAGTTGGCGAGGTAGGAGATAGGGGCTGAGCTACAGGCGCTGAGGGAGCTGCCGATTGAAAGTCGTCaaactcatcatcatcatcattggcggGAGCGGCGGTGCTGAGGGGAGCGAATCCGCCCAGTCCAGAGCTGCTGgatgcggctgctggagcagctgcagcgggCTCGTCAAATGAGAAGAGGTCCACCTCAGGCTCTTTCTGCTTGGGAGGCGGCGCCGCTGCCTTTTTGGCTGGAGAGCGTTCTGAACTTCTCGCGGGACGAGAAGAACTGGCCGCGGGACGCGCTCCCTCGTCGTATTCGTCGTACTCTTCGAATCTTTCCGACCGGTTCTGGGTGTCGCGGAAATCGCTCGATTGGCCACCGAAGCCGCCACCATCGCCATACACACCACCCGAGTATCCGCCATAGTCCCCAGaggcaccaccaccgccataGCTAGACTCATtgccgaagccgccaaagcgaccgctgccgccgcttgAGAAGCcgcccatgcccatgcctCCCTCAGAGCCGGTATACTTGTTCTTTGTTACTCGGGCCTTTTTGCGCTCGGAGCGAATCCGCTCAACGTCGCCCAGGAGCTCGGCAAGTTCCTTGGCTCGGTTTCGTACGTTGATGCCTTGATCTTTGCCATTCTGGTCAATGAAATGGAACTGGCGCAGCATTTTCAGAAGCGTAATGTGTCCGCGCGCATCGTCAACAACACGCTCCGAGCCATGCTTGATGAGGAATTCGAGTAGCTGTAAGCTCTTGTAGATTTGGCGCCACTCTTCCGCAGACTTTTCTGTGAATCGACGATAGATCATTGGCATAATCTCATTGAGTTGTTGACTGCATCGACGTTAGAATTCAGCAGGCATGCATCCATTTGGGTAGCCGTGCGTGCGTACTAATTGAATGTGCCGTTGGCAATCTCTTGCATCAGGGTGGACGATGCTCCCCATGGCTCGTTGTTCGTCGCCTCTCGTACCTAGGGCGCCGCATTCTCAGCAATCAAGTTTCGTCGTAATTTCGTTACTAAAGCAAACCTTTGCCTCCATCTCGGTATAGTTCATGACGGCTAATCGATCCTCGGCGTTAGCATTAATCCCCTTGGATTCCATTGGGCTGGGAAGTGAGCGCCATACCATTTTGCGCCTTCCGGAACCCGGCCTTGAGATCATACAAGGTCAGGTTCGAGACGGTATTCTTCAAATCGTTCAAATCCATTTTGGAGAGACCCAGTCAGCAGAGAAAACACGATAGAATTGTCCAGGAGAAAGTTGAAGGCAGAGCCGGATGGGTGACGAGACTGGCGATGATAGTAGTTGGAGCTACACGGTGTCGCCGAGCCTGGACACTTGGACACAAGCGCTGGGTCCACTGGCTCGGGCTGCTAGCACGTTACGACGAGTCCGACGGTCACGTGATGTCAGCTATTAACAGTCGCAGTGCCGTCAATTGAGGCTATTCAGTCGTCAATGCTAGAGTTGTCTGATGCGTCAACAGTAGAATATTAGTTAGACTGTAGACTGTGACATATTGCATGGGATTTTCTTGTGCTTTGCAGGCTCTCTTGGCTGAACATGTAGTGTAGTCTTCAAGTCCATCAATTGCCCACCTGCTTAACCAGTCTCCCCATTCCTAGACCCCGACTATGGATTATTAACATCGACCTGCGCCGGATCCGCGCAAAAACAGCCTGAGACTTCAGGCCATAACGGCAGCAGTGCGCACTGGCTACTGACATCACCCaaaactcttcatctctctgcGAGCTGTCCCATCAACCCCGGAATCGAGGCTACATCTTTTGCTTGGATCCTTGTGTGTAGAATCACCACTGTAATACGTTTGACCTCCCAGGtatgcttctctctttttttttttttgccctccTCTTTGTGTTCCTCTTCCAATCCCATGCACCCGCAACCCGTCATCCGGCCTTTGCAAATGAACCAGCGGCCAAGGACATGTTTCAAAGCAACAGggccaaaaaaaatctgCTCCTTGTTGGGACAATTCCAGCCAATTGCCCGCCCCTCAGGAATTGCACCGCTTGGCGGGCTTGCCTCGGGCCTTTGAACCGGTTTTGGCCATTTCTTTGCTGGGAGCTGCGCAGAATTCCAAACAGCCAGCTTTCCTCTGGGCATGGGCCAAATGATAGGCGGAGCAGCTCCGCCCGCAGGAAGAGGTTGGAAGGGCTTGGTGCTGGGCCGTCCAATCACGGCGCGCCTCTGCCCACCGCCCACCTGTTGTCTGGCGCACACCAAGTCACGTCAGCTCTCGGATGGCGATCGGGAGCCAACCGTGCAATTGCGGCAGAACCGCGTCGAATCCAGCCATTTCGCCGCCTCCTGGGCTGTTCCGGGTCTCGAGCGCGAGCTGAACGATCAATGGGCCTTTGGAGAAGCGAGCGTCGGgcaattgctgctgcagccgtgGACAACGCCGTGCGAACAAAGCTCTGACAGCTCGAGAGCTCCGAGCTTTGCCGCCCGCTAATTTGGCGTCGACGTCAAGCTGCCGCATACCCTGGGCCAAAACACGTGATCGGCTCCTCTCCTCGCACCCCACCGTCTCCCTTGTCTgtggcgctgattggctggTCTCAGTTACTAATCCTTTACCCCTCCAGCACAATTCAAAATGAGATCAGCTCTCTTCCAACCCCTCCTACCCCGCCATACCTTTTGCTCCCCCGGCTTAAGaactttctctctccctcaaCGCATTGCTACTTCATCCACCTTTGCGACCACTCGATTCTATTCACAGCCAGCCAAAATGTCTGCCAACCGATCCCGAGTGTAAGTGCCGTGTGAACTCCCCAGAGAACACCACCATCCTCTAACTATGTCAATGCAGTTTCTTCGACATCGCCTGGAAGGGCCCCGTcttcaaggacggcaagccTACCGCTGAGATCAAGGGTGAGTCTATTCTGCCGCAAACCCCAATTCGCTAGCGCTCTCAATGAAAGACCGCGAAGAGAAGCGAAATGGATACAAGTGGAAGCTCAACACGCtgcctgcttctgcttctctcttgGTCTAATCGCTCTACTGCTCCGGCCATGCCTGCTCCGGCACCGATTGGCTGCTTCGCCTTTGCT from Trichoderma atroviride chromosome 3, complete sequence encodes the following:
- a CDS encoding uncharacterized protein (EggNog:ENOG41); protein product: MKRPVEEMPPLPPLPPAFAAHKPPPIPPSPLPSSNLSPPPASPMSMTGKKRKTLLQRIEGWWDLGLLERRQTLFGASKSG
- a CDS encoding uncharacterized protein (EggNog:ENOG41~TransMembrane:4 (i7-29o49-71i78-101o151-174i)), whose protein sequence is MGSPPALGALGAMFTAMRLLQAVCLITIIGLSGNFVAELVSTSVSTPSALIGTLVVACLAMVYIIISYILYWDHMLPLLIATAADGLCFIASIVVACVVGRPVSYLNCSAFPQQGNTGAFIYSLFANVKHSSSDVFQWAAPSKASCYEIKAVWGLSIATSILFFMSAVAAICLWRRIKGGADRPRKTTDFE
- a CDS encoding uncharacterized protein (BUSCO:EOG092D3D0W), which gives rise to MDLNDLKNTVSNLTLYDLKAGFRKAQNAVMNYTEMEAKVREATNNEPWGASSTLMQEIANGTFNYQQLNEIMPMIYRRFTEKSAEEWRQIYKSLQLLEFLIKHGSERVVDDARGHITLLKMLRQFHFIDQNGKDQGINVRNRAKELAELLGDVERIRSERKKARVTKNKYTGSEGGMGMGGFSSGGSGRFGGFGNESSYGGGGASGDYGGYSGGVYGDGGGFGGQSSDFRDTQNRSERFEEYDEYDEGARPAASSSRPARSSERSPAKKAAAPPPKQKEPEVDLFSFDEPAAAAPAAASSSSGLGGFAPLSTAAPANDDDDEFDDFQSAAPSAPVAQPLSPTSPTSPTYSNTQFAAPKPLSAPQQAGISQMVNIASISPAGSNNATPAAGNSAFSIPVQPAKPAGFQPTGPNYFGTVQAQATGGSVSSMTPTASLQPAKSNGKAAASGGGDAFGALWGKASVGIKKPSTPTAGPALGQLAKEKSSASIWGAPAANPSSAPQGGSASGDLLG